A single Nicotiana tabacum cultivar K326 chromosome 5, ASM71507v2, whole genome shotgun sequence DNA region contains:
- the LOC142181077 gene encoding pectinesterase inhibitor 7-like — MKTPRRNSLFFILSAAVFLLQLSLVPAIAKLQLRRPGPSQEDIDYIHTSCQNTLYPETCINSFQFYADAVQQDPRQLAFYAILKSLRKTKSLASYIISNVAGYEAQIQALYNAVNQIRDSFTQMEKLIEFDCGGESLGFQINKVQTWMSAALTNIDNVTCTHVFKDVEPLKSNVCDRVTTVKELTSNAVTLVNNYANMIYQLRNEL; from the coding sequence ATGAAAACCCCACGTCGAAATTCTCTCTTCTTCATCCTCTCTGCCGCCGTATTTCTCCTTCAACTCAGCCTTGTCCCCGCGATCGCGAAGTTGCAACTCCGTAGGCCCGGTCCAAGTCAGGAAGACATAGATTATATCCACACCAGTTGTCAAAATACGTTATATCCCGAAACCTGCATCAATTCCTTTCAATTTTACGCCGATGCGGTCCAGCAAGACCCGAGACAGCTCGCTTTTTACGCCATCTTGAAAAGCCTACGCAAAACCAAGAGTTTGGCATCTTATATAATTTCCAACGTAGCCGGCTATGAAGCGCAGATACAAGCCCTATATAACGCCGTAAACCAAATACGTGACTCATTTACACAGATGGAAAAGTTGATTGAGTTTGACTGTGGAGGTGAGTCATTAGGGTTTCAGATTAATAAGGTTCAGACATGGATGAGTGCAGCCTTGACCAATATTGACAACGTGACTTGTACGCATGTATTTAAGGATGTTGAGCCATTGAAATCGAACGTATGTGATCGTGTAACAACGGTGAAGGAGTTGACTAGCAACGCCGTTACTTTGGTAAATAACTATGCCAATATGATATATCAACTCCGTAATGAACTATGA